One Actinosynnema pretiosum DNA segment encodes these proteins:
- a CDS encoding family 1 glycosylhydrolase, with amino-acid sequence MTGPDFLWGVSTSAFQIEGGFDEDGRLPSVWDEFPSFEGQTARVACDHRNRHAEDVALLRELGVNAYRFSLSWPRVEGGRAARGGSAGGGLDFYDRLVDDLLDAGIAPVATLYHWDTPAHVEEAGGWLARDTAHRLADYAATAAARLADRVAMWIPVNEPAMVTLLGYATGQHAPGKALLFDALPTAHHLNLGHGLAVQALRAAGATSVGTANNHTPAWAATGSAEDAAAASAYADLHNWLYADPVLAGRYPDSLVDLLPVEDGDLATIAQPLDFYGVNYYNPTRLSAPSPGNPLPFDLVPITEHPVTGFGWPVVPAGLGEMIDALRARHPDLPPVLVTESGCSYPHSLDDTERVDYLAAHSEAAIAAGAKGYFVWSVLDNFEWDSGYSQRFGLVHVDYATQRRTPRASFRWYRDRIRR; translated from the coding sequence ATGACCGGACCTGATTTCCTCTGGGGCGTCTCGACTTCCGCCTTCCAGATCGAGGGGGGCTTCGACGAGGACGGCAGGCTTCCCTCAGTGTGGGATGAATTTCCCTCGTTCGAGGGACAGACCGCGCGGGTGGCCTGCGACCACCGCAACCGGCACGCCGAGGACGTGGCGCTGCTGCGCGAGCTGGGGGTGAACGCGTACCGGTTCTCGCTGTCCTGGCCCCGCGTCGAGGGCGGCCGGGCGGCCAGGGGCGGGAGCGCGGGCGGCGGGCTCGACTTCTACGACCGGCTCGTCGACGACCTGCTCGACGCGGGCATCGCCCCCGTCGCGACGCTCTACCACTGGGACACGCCCGCCCACGTGGAGGAGGCGGGCGGCTGGCTCGCGCGGGACACCGCGCACCGGTTAGCCGACTACGCCGCCACCGCCGCCGCCCGGCTGGCCGACCGGGTCGCGATGTGGATCCCGGTCAACGAGCCCGCCATGGTCACCCTGCTCGGCTACGCCACCGGGCAGCACGCGCCGGGCAAGGCGCTCCTGTTCGACGCGCTGCCCACCGCCCACCACCTCAACCTCGGCCACGGCCTCGCCGTCCAGGCCCTGCGCGCGGCGGGCGCCACCTCGGTCGGCACCGCCAACAACCACACCCCGGCCTGGGCGGCCACCGGCTCCGCCGAGGACGCCGCCGCCGCGAGCGCGTACGCCGACCTGCACAACTGGCTCTACGCCGACCCGGTCCTCGCCGGGCGCTACCCCGACTCGCTGGTCGACCTGCTGCCGGTCGAGGACGGCGACCTCGCCACCATCGCCCAGCCGCTCGACTTCTACGGCGTCAACTACTACAACCCGACCCGGCTCTCGGCCCCGTCACCGGGCAACCCGCTGCCGTTCGACCTGGTCCCGATCACCGAGCACCCGGTCACCGGCTTCGGCTGGCCGGTCGTGCCCGCCGGGCTCGGCGAGATGATCGACGCCCTGCGCGCCCGGCACCCGGACCTGCCGCCGGTCCTCGTCACCGAGAGCGGGTGCAGCTACCCGCACTCGCTCGACGACACCGAGCGCGTCGACTACCTGGCCGCCCACAGCGAGGCCGCGATCGCCGCGGGGGCGAAGGGCTACTTCGTCTGGTCGGTGCTGGACAACTTCGAGTGGGACTCCGGGTACTCGCAGCGCTTCGGCCTGGTCCACGTCGACTACGCCACCCAGCGCCGCACCCCGCGCGCCTCCTTCCGCTGGTACCGCGACCGGATCCGCCGGTGA